A portion of the Dehalococcoidia bacterium genome contains these proteins:
- a CDS encoding endonuclease III domain-containing protein, with protein MAQGRPLLLTIYERLLHAYGPQGWWPGDGPLQVMVGAVLTQATNWRNVERAIARLAETGMLSAEALALAPREVLEELVRPTGYYRAKAERLQSLAGMLLESCQGDIERLKGLPPKALREMLLRVRGIGPETADSILLYALDYPYFVVDAYTRRLFRRLGCGPGGNSYHEWQRFFMEALPPDATLFNEYHALIVRHGKERCRARPRCPGCPLLDLCPTGRGWT; from the coding sequence ATGGCCCAGGGGAGGCCTCTGCTCCTGACCATATATGAGAGGCTCCTGCATGCCTATGGGCCTCAGGGTTGGTGGCCGGGAGATGGGCCGCTGCAGGTGATGGTAGGCGCCGTCCTCACCCAGGCTACTAACTGGCGTAACGTGGAGAGAGCCATCGCCCGCCTGGCGGAGACGGGCATGCTCTCGGCCGAGGCCCTGGCCCTCGCCCCCAGGGAGGTCCTAGAGGAACTGGTGCGTCCCACAGGCTACTATCGGGCCAAGGCCGAGAGGCTCCAGTCCCTGGCCGGCATGCTCTTGGAGAGCTGCCAAGGGGACATAGAACGGCTGAAGGGGCTCCCCCCAAAGGCCCTGCGGGAGATGCTTCTGCGAGTGCGGGGCATCGGGCCGGAGACGGCCGATTCCATCCTCCTCTATGCCCTGGACTACCCATATTTCGTGGTGGACGCCTATACTAGACGTCTCTTCCGCCGTCTGGGATGCGGCCCGGGGGGGAACTCCTACCATGAGTGGCAGCGGTTCTTCATGGAGGCCCTACCGCCAGATGCCACCCTCTTCAACGAATATCACGCCCTCATCGTGCGCCACGGCAAAGAGCGGTGTCGGGCGCGGCCCCGCTGCCCTGGTTGCCCTCTCCTGGACCTGTGCCCTACGGGGAGGGGCTGGACTTGA
- a CDS encoding SCP2 sterol-binding domain-containing protein, with protein MTQQQMPSSIRELMELMPRAFRPERAQGVKAVVQFNFTGPEPGSWVLKVEEGKCEVQEGKADNPNVTINSPSDVWLKIVRRELDGAAAFMSGQFTFSGDMGVLLQMQNWFQM; from the coding sequence ATGACGCAGCAGCAGATGCCCAGCTCCATACGTGAGCTTATGGAACTCATGCCTAGGGCCTTCCGCCCGGAGCGGGCGCAGGGGGTGAAGGCCGTGGTCCAGTTCAACTTCACGGGGCCTGAACCTGGCAGCTGGGTCTTGAAGGTGGAGGAAGGGAAGTGTGAGGTGCAAGAGGGCAAGGCCGACAACCCCAACGTCACCATCAACTCCCCATCTGATGTGTGGCTGAAGATCGTGCGCCGAGAGCTGGACGGGGCGGCCGCCTTTATGAGTGGCCAGTTCACCTTCAGCGGCGACATGGGTGTCCTGCTGCAGATGCAGAACTGGTTCCAGATGTAG